A window of Halostagnicola kamekurae genomic DNA:
CGAGGAAGAACTCGGTGGGACGGATATCGAAGAAACGAAAGCAAATCTCGAGGATGTCGAAGAACGGATCGATCAGCGAGAGGTGACGGCCGAGGACCTCGAAGAAACACTCCAGTCGCTCAGGTCGGACCGGGACGTCCTCGAAAACGAACTCGAACGGCTGCAGCGGTTCCACGATCGGCTCGAACTCGCGGAGGAAAAACGCGAGTGGGCACAGGACCGGGCTGACGAGTTCGAGAAGATGATGCACGTGTATCAGGGCGCGAAATCGGACCTCCGTGAGCAGTACCTCGCGTACGTCAACGAGTACACGAACGACATCTTCAGCGATATCTACAAGAACAGTAGCTACCAGCAGGTGCGTATCCTCGACGAGGGCCCCGACGGGACGCCGTATGCCATCCAACTTCTCCGAGACGATGGGACGCTCGAGCACCCAAGCAATGCGAGTGGCGGTGAGCGGGCAATCGTCAATCTCGCACTTCGTGCCGGGATTTACAAACTCATCGCGGAGATGCGCGATGGCGACAGTGGCCGACTTCCGCCGTTCATCCTCGACGAACCGACGACGTTTCTCGATGAAGGCCTACGCTGCTACAACCTCGATCCTTTCCTAGGCGTGCTCCACGCCGATCGACACGGCCGGCCATCGCTCGCGCTCGACCTCCAAGAGGAGTTCCGACCGCTGTTCTGTGACGCGTTCGTCACGCGCCTGATCAACCGCGGAACGATCACGCACGATCAGTTCGGAAATGATAATCGACTCACCGACGACGGCTTCCAAGCGTACTTGGACAAATTCGACGGCTACATGGGCGAAGAATTGACACACCCGCACTTCGAGTACCGCGTGAGCCGTCGAAAAGCGATTCGACAGCAAGTGATTCTCTTGCGGAAAGCGATCACAGGTGAGCTCGATGACTACCACGCACTGGAGGTGTCCCGATGAGACTCGCAGTAACGTACGACGTCAGCGACGACACGAATCGTCGGCGTGTCTACCGGACGCTAGAACGATACGGGGCGTGGCGCCAGTACAGCGTCTTCGAACTTGACGTCTCGAAGAGCGAGCGGGTCGAACTCGAAGACGAACTCGAGGAACACATCGAGCCAGCTGACGGAGATCGAATCCGGCTGTATCGGCTCTGCGAATCCTGCCAAGAGGCGACGACAGATCTCGGAACCGAACCACCGGACGAACAATCCAACGTTATCTGACGTCGGTCTTCGTCGACCTTTTTCAAAGCCGTGTACAGCAGAGGTCCACGAAAGCATCCCGTGTCGTCGTGGGTAGAGCAAGGTTTATAGACCCGCTCGAGCAAAATTCACCCCCTGTCGAAGTGCGGTAGAAACCCAGAACGGGATTGAAACCGGCCTCGTTCCCCTCGAGGATCTGTTCGCGGACCTGTCGAAGTGCGGTGGAAACCCAGAACGGGATTGAAACATCCTCAGCGACGGAACGCAGTTCCAACCGACACGTCGAAGTGCGGTAGAAACCCAGAACGGGATTGAAACAGGTTCGAAAGGGCGATGGGACGGTGCTGTGGTCGAGTCGAAGTGCGGTAGAAACCCAGAACGGGATTGAAACTTGCAGTCCTGATTACTGGCCTGTTCGTCGTGACCTGTCGAAGTGCGGTAGAAACCCAGAACGGGATTGAAACACTCCTCGAGCGGTATTGAGCGGCCCGACGAATGTCGAAGTGCGGTAGAAACCCAGAACGGGATTGAAACGATACAGGAGGGTTCGAGACGGCGATCACGGACGAGGTCGAAGTGCGGTAGAAACCCAGAACGGGATTGAAACGCCGATCCGCAGACCTTCGTTCTTGAGAGCGGTGAGTCGAAGTGCGGTAGAAACCCAGAACGGGATTGAAACAAGAGCAGGTCTACACGCGGAGTACAACCAACGGCTGTCGAAGTGCGGTAGAAACCCAGAACGGGATTGAAACATCCGCGCCGCGTGCAGGAGGGGAGAGTGATGGACTCGTCGCAGGGCGGTAGAAACCCAGAACGAGATTGAAACGCCCCGATCGGAGCGGCCCTCAGTTCGAATCCGGGGCGTCGCAGAAGGGAGAAAACCCACTACGGGATGAAAATAGATCAGAAAAGGACATTATCGATGATTGTTTGGCTATCTAAGGGCCGTGGGGCAGAAGCCTTCTTATAGCGTGATGTTGGGGCTACCGACATCGCTTCCTCGATGGTGATTAGCGAGTGTAACGGAGGGTGTCATAGAAGAGTTCTCACACCGTGATCACGGTACTTGCCGGATTGTCTCCGCGTTCGTAGTTGGTGATTGCGACGACGAGGCGAAGGCACAGCGCAAGAAACACTTGCTCTCGTACGTGGACGCAGCCTCGGGCGTGCGTTCGCCCGAGGCCGCAGTCCTTGACTGATTCGTTGGTTCGTTCGACGCCTGTCCGGCGGTTGTACGTCTCGTCTAGCGTCGATTGCTTCAGTTGAACGTCTTCACTGTGTTCCTCGATGCGGTCTTCGACTCTGTACTTGATGTCTTTCGGATCGTCGGTGTTTCGCGCGTTGTACGGAGCGACTGGCACGACCCCTGCTGGCCGCAGGGGTCGTGCCAGTCGAGTGTGTCGTAGGCGCTGTCACCGACCATCCAGATCGGCTTGGCGACGGCGAGTGCGTCACTTGTGACGCGCATCGCCGTCTCCTCTGGCGCTTGTTTGCTCTCGGTGAACTCGGCTGCAATCGGGATCTTTGATCCGGTCGAGACGATCGTGCAGCCGTAGCCGTGGTAGTACTCCTCAGCGGTAGGATCGTAGCATTTCGACGCATCTTGATCGGCGGGCATCGTCCTCACGTCGGTTGAATCGATGCAGTAGGTCAAGTTGAGCAGGCCGCGGCAGGCGGCCTGCTCGACGAGTCGGTCGAAGACATCGTCAACGACGTGTTCAAGGTCAGTGAGAAAGCGATTGACCGCGTCTCTCGGCGGCGGTCGATCGAAGCCGCAGCCTCAGCCAGACAACCGTATTCTGAAG
This region includes:
- the cas2 gene encoding CRISPR-associated endonuclease Cas2, with the translated sequence MRLAVTYDVSDDTNRRRVYRTLERYGAWRQYSVFELDVSKSERVELEDELEEHIEPADGDRIRLYRLCESCQEATTDLGTEPPDEQSNVI